The following coding sequences are from one Saccopteryx bilineata isolate mSacBil1 chromosome 3, mSacBil1_pri_phased_curated, whole genome shotgun sequence window:
- the MED8 gene encoding mediator of RNA polymerase II transcription subunit 8 isoform X5 codes for MQREEKQLEASLDALLSQVADLKNSLGSFIYKLENEYDRLTWPSVLDSFALLSGQLNTLNKVLKHEKTPLFRNQVIIPLVLSPDRDEDLMRQTEGRVPVFSHEVVPDHLRTKPDPEVEEQEKQLTTDAARIGADAAQKQIQSLNKMCSNLLEKISKEERESESGGLRPNKQTFNPADTNALVAAVAFGKGLSNWRPSGSSGPGQPGQPGTGTILAGASGLQQVQMAGAPSQQQSMLSGVQMAQAGQPGKMPSGIKTNIKSASMHPYQR; via the exons ATGCAG agggaggagaagcagcttgAGGCATCATTAGATGCACTGCTGAGTCAAGTCGCTGATCTGAAGAACTCACTGGGGAGTTTCATTTACAAGTTGGAGAACGAGTATGACCGGTTAACCTG GCCCTCTGTTCTGGACAGCTTTGCCTTGCTCTCTGGACAGTTGAACACTCTGAACAAGGTCTTGAAGCATGAAAAGACACCACTGTTCCGGAATCAGGTCATTATCCCTCTGGTGTTGTCCCCAGACCGTGATGAAGATCTCAtg CGGCAGACTGAAGGACGAGTACCTGTTTTCAGCCACGAGGTAGTCCCTGACCATCTGAGAACCAAGCCTGACCCTGAGGTTGAAGAGCAAGAGAAGCAACTGACAACAGATGCTGCCCGCATTGGTGCTGATGCAGCTCAG AAGCAGATCCAGAGCTTGAATAAAATGTGCTCAAACCTCCTGGAGAAAATCAGCAAAGAGGAACGAGAATCAGAGAGTGGAG GTCTCCGGCCAAACAAGCAGACTTTTAACCCTGCAGACACCAATGCCTTGGTGGCAGCTGTTGCCTTTGGAAAAGGGCTGTCTAATTGGAGACCTTCAGGCAGCAGTGGACCTGGCCAGCCAGGCCAGCCGGGAACTGGAACAATCCTTGCAGGAGCCTCAGGATTACAACAGGTGCAGATGGCAGGTGCTCCAAGCCAGCAGCAGTCAATGCTCAGTGGGGTGCAGATGGCCCAAGCAGGTCAACCAG GAAAAATGCCAAGTGGAATAAAAACCAACATCAAGTCGGCTTCGATGCATCCCTACCAGCGGTGA
- the MED8 gene encoding mediator of RNA polymerase II transcription subunit 8 isoform X1, whose amino-acid sequence MQREEKQLEASLDALLSQVADLKNSLGSFIYKLENEYDRLTWPSVLDSFALLSGQLNTLNKVLKHEKTPLFRNQVIIPLVLSPDRDEDLMRQTEGRVPVFSHEVVPDHLRTKPDPEVEEQEKQLTTDAARIGADAAQKQIQSLNKMCSNLLEKISKEERESESGGLRPNKQTFNPADTNALVAAVAFGKGLSNWRPSGSSGPGQPGQPGTGTILAGASGLQQVQMAGAPSQQQSMLSGVQMAQAGQPGKMPSGIKTNIKSASMHPYQRALTMNGACRTWICSEIQLMSYSSVKLSNNPIWPQLRAAPIRVQKVSGNQFQALQISCS is encoded by the exons ATGCAG agggaggagaagcagcttgAGGCATCATTAGATGCACTGCTGAGTCAAGTCGCTGATCTGAAGAACTCACTGGGGAGTTTCATTTACAAGTTGGAGAACGAGTATGACCGGTTAACCTG GCCCTCTGTTCTGGACAGCTTTGCCTTGCTCTCTGGACAGTTGAACACTCTGAACAAGGTCTTGAAGCATGAAAAGACACCACTGTTCCGGAATCAGGTCATTATCCCTCTGGTGTTGTCCCCAGACCGTGATGAAGATCTCAtg CGGCAGACTGAAGGACGAGTACCTGTTTTCAGCCACGAGGTAGTCCCTGACCATCTGAGAACCAAGCCTGACCCTGAGGTTGAAGAGCAAGAGAAGCAACTGACAACAGATGCTGCCCGCATTGGTGCTGATGCAGCTCAG AAGCAGATCCAGAGCTTGAATAAAATGTGCTCAAACCTCCTGGAGAAAATCAGCAAAGAGGAACGAGAATCAGAGAGTGGAG GTCTCCGGCCAAACAAGCAGACTTTTAACCCTGCAGACACCAATGCCTTGGTGGCAGCTGTTGCCTTTGGAAAAGGGCTGTCTAATTGGAGACCTTCAGGCAGCAGTGGACCTGGCCAGCCAGGCCAGCCGGGAACTGGAACAATCCTTGCAGGAGCCTCAGGATTACAACAGGTGCAGATGGCAGGTGCTCCAAGCCAGCAGCAGTCAATGCTCAGTGGGGTGCAGATGGCCCAAGCAGGTCAACCAG GAAAAATGCCAAGTGGAATAAAAACCAACATCAAGTCGGCTTCGATGCATCCCTACCAGCG GGCACTTACAATGAATGGAGCTTGCAGGACCTGGATTTGCTCTGA AATTCAGCTCATGAGTTACTCCTCTGTGAAGCTTTCCAACAACCCAATCTGGCCTCAACTCAGAGCCGCTCCCATCAG ggtgcaaaaagtgtctggtaatcagttccaggcactccaaatttcctgttcatag
- the MED8 gene encoding mediator of RNA polymerase II transcription subunit 8 isoform X4 — MQREEKQLEASLDALLSQVADLKNSLGSFIYKLENEYDRLTWPSVLDSFALLSGQLNTLNKVLKHEKTPLFRNQVIIPLVLSPDRDEDLMRQTEGRVPVFSHEVVPDHLRTKPDPEVEEQEKQLTTDAARIGADAAQKQIQSLNKMCSNLLEKISKEERESESGGLRPNKQTFNPADTNALVAAVAFGKGLSNWRPSGSSGPGQPGQPGTGTILAGASGLQQVQMAGAPSQQQSMLSGVQMAQAGQPGKMPSGIKTNIKSASMHPYQRGTLSAPFHLGCLPKL, encoded by the exons ATGCAG agggaggagaagcagcttgAGGCATCATTAGATGCACTGCTGAGTCAAGTCGCTGATCTGAAGAACTCACTGGGGAGTTTCATTTACAAGTTGGAGAACGAGTATGACCGGTTAACCTG GCCCTCTGTTCTGGACAGCTTTGCCTTGCTCTCTGGACAGTTGAACACTCTGAACAAGGTCTTGAAGCATGAAAAGACACCACTGTTCCGGAATCAGGTCATTATCCCTCTGGTGTTGTCCCCAGACCGTGATGAAGATCTCAtg CGGCAGACTGAAGGACGAGTACCTGTTTTCAGCCACGAGGTAGTCCCTGACCATCTGAGAACCAAGCCTGACCCTGAGGTTGAAGAGCAAGAGAAGCAACTGACAACAGATGCTGCCCGCATTGGTGCTGATGCAGCTCAG AAGCAGATCCAGAGCTTGAATAAAATGTGCTCAAACCTCCTGGAGAAAATCAGCAAAGAGGAACGAGAATCAGAGAGTGGAG GTCTCCGGCCAAACAAGCAGACTTTTAACCCTGCAGACACCAATGCCTTGGTGGCAGCTGTTGCCTTTGGAAAAGGGCTGTCTAATTGGAGACCTTCAGGCAGCAGTGGACCTGGCCAGCCAGGCCAGCCGGGAACTGGAACAATCCTTGCAGGAGCCTCAGGATTACAACAGGTGCAGATGGCAGGTGCTCCAAGCCAGCAGCAGTCAATGCTCAGTGGGGTGCAGATGGCCCAAGCAGGTCAACCAG GAAAAATGCCAAGTGGAATAAAAACCAACATCAAGTCGGCTTCGATGCATCCCTACCAGCG AGGCACACTGTCTGCCCCATTCCATCTGGGCTGTCTCCCCAAGCTGTAA
- the MED8 gene encoding mediator of RNA polymerase II transcription subunit 8 isoform X2: MQREEKQLEASLDALLSQVADLKNSLGSFIYKLENEYDRLTWPSVLDSFALLSGQLNTLNKVLKHEKTPLFRNQVIIPLVLSPDRDEDLMRQTEGRVPVFSHEVVPDHLRTKPDPEVEEQEKQLTTDAARIGADAAQKQIQSLNKMCSNLLEKISKEERESESGGLRPNKQTFNPADTNALVAAVAFGKGLSNWRPSGSSGPGQPGQPGTGTILAGASGLQQVQMAGAPSQQQSMLSGVQMAQAGQPGKMPSGIKTNIKSASMHPYQRIQLMSYSSVKLSNNPIWPQLRAAPIRVQKVSGNQFQALQISCS; encoded by the exons ATGCAG agggaggagaagcagcttgAGGCATCATTAGATGCACTGCTGAGTCAAGTCGCTGATCTGAAGAACTCACTGGGGAGTTTCATTTACAAGTTGGAGAACGAGTATGACCGGTTAACCTG GCCCTCTGTTCTGGACAGCTTTGCCTTGCTCTCTGGACAGTTGAACACTCTGAACAAGGTCTTGAAGCATGAAAAGACACCACTGTTCCGGAATCAGGTCATTATCCCTCTGGTGTTGTCCCCAGACCGTGATGAAGATCTCAtg CGGCAGACTGAAGGACGAGTACCTGTTTTCAGCCACGAGGTAGTCCCTGACCATCTGAGAACCAAGCCTGACCCTGAGGTTGAAGAGCAAGAGAAGCAACTGACAACAGATGCTGCCCGCATTGGTGCTGATGCAGCTCAG AAGCAGATCCAGAGCTTGAATAAAATGTGCTCAAACCTCCTGGAGAAAATCAGCAAAGAGGAACGAGAATCAGAGAGTGGAG GTCTCCGGCCAAACAAGCAGACTTTTAACCCTGCAGACACCAATGCCTTGGTGGCAGCTGTTGCCTTTGGAAAAGGGCTGTCTAATTGGAGACCTTCAGGCAGCAGTGGACCTGGCCAGCCAGGCCAGCCGGGAACTGGAACAATCCTTGCAGGAGCCTCAGGATTACAACAGGTGCAGATGGCAGGTGCTCCAAGCCAGCAGCAGTCAATGCTCAGTGGGGTGCAGATGGCCCAAGCAGGTCAACCAG GAAAAATGCCAAGTGGAATAAAAACCAACATCAAGTCGGCTTCGATGCATCCCTACCAGCG AATTCAGCTCATGAGTTACTCCTCTGTGAAGCTTTCCAACAACCCAATCTGGCCTCAACTCAGAGCCGCTCCCATCAG ggtgcaaaaagtgtctggtaatcagttccaggcactccaaatttcctgttcatag
- the MED8 gene encoding mediator of RNA polymerase II transcription subunit 8 isoform X3 has product MQREEKQLEASLDALLSQVADLKNSLGSFIYKLENEYDRLTWPSVLDSFALLSGQLNTLNKVLKHEKTPLFRNQVIIPLVLSPDRDEDLMRQTEGRVPVFSHEVVPDHLRTKPDPEVEEQEKQLTTDAARIGADAAQKQIQSLNKMCSNLLEKISKEERESESGGLRPNKQTFNPADTNALVAAVAFGKGLSNWRPSGSSGPGQPGQPGTGTILAGASGLQQVQMAGAPSQQQSMLSGVQMAQAGQPGKMPSGIKTNIKSASMHPYQRVQKVSGNQFQALQISCS; this is encoded by the exons ATGCAG agggaggagaagcagcttgAGGCATCATTAGATGCACTGCTGAGTCAAGTCGCTGATCTGAAGAACTCACTGGGGAGTTTCATTTACAAGTTGGAGAACGAGTATGACCGGTTAACCTG GCCCTCTGTTCTGGACAGCTTTGCCTTGCTCTCTGGACAGTTGAACACTCTGAACAAGGTCTTGAAGCATGAAAAGACACCACTGTTCCGGAATCAGGTCATTATCCCTCTGGTGTTGTCCCCAGACCGTGATGAAGATCTCAtg CGGCAGACTGAAGGACGAGTACCTGTTTTCAGCCACGAGGTAGTCCCTGACCATCTGAGAACCAAGCCTGACCCTGAGGTTGAAGAGCAAGAGAAGCAACTGACAACAGATGCTGCCCGCATTGGTGCTGATGCAGCTCAG AAGCAGATCCAGAGCTTGAATAAAATGTGCTCAAACCTCCTGGAGAAAATCAGCAAAGAGGAACGAGAATCAGAGAGTGGAG GTCTCCGGCCAAACAAGCAGACTTTTAACCCTGCAGACACCAATGCCTTGGTGGCAGCTGTTGCCTTTGGAAAAGGGCTGTCTAATTGGAGACCTTCAGGCAGCAGTGGACCTGGCCAGCCAGGCCAGCCGGGAACTGGAACAATCCTTGCAGGAGCCTCAGGATTACAACAGGTGCAGATGGCAGGTGCTCCAAGCCAGCAGCAGTCAATGCTCAGTGGGGTGCAGATGGCCCAAGCAGGTCAACCAG GAAAAATGCCAAGTGGAATAAAAACCAACATCAAGTCGGCTTCGATGCATCCCTACCAGCG ggtgcaaaaagtgtctggtaatcagttccaggcactccaaatttcctgttcatag
- the MED8 gene encoding mediator of RNA polymerase II transcription subunit 8 isoform X6 — protein sequence MRQTEGRVPVFSHEVVPDHLRTKPDPEVEEQEKQLTTDAARIGADAAQKQIQSLNKMCSNLLEKISKEERESESGGLRPNKQTFNPADTNALVAAVAFGKGLSNWRPSGSSGPGQPGQPGTGTILAGASGLQQVQMAGAPSQQQSMLSGVQMAQAGQPGKMPSGIKTNIKSASMHPYQRALTMNGACRTWICSEIQLMSYSSVKLSNNPIWPQLRAAPIRVQKVSGNQFQALQISCS from the exons Atg CGGCAGACTGAAGGACGAGTACCTGTTTTCAGCCACGAGGTAGTCCCTGACCATCTGAGAACCAAGCCTGACCCTGAGGTTGAAGAGCAAGAGAAGCAACTGACAACAGATGCTGCCCGCATTGGTGCTGATGCAGCTCAG AAGCAGATCCAGAGCTTGAATAAAATGTGCTCAAACCTCCTGGAGAAAATCAGCAAAGAGGAACGAGAATCAGAGAGTGGAG GTCTCCGGCCAAACAAGCAGACTTTTAACCCTGCAGACACCAATGCCTTGGTGGCAGCTGTTGCCTTTGGAAAAGGGCTGTCTAATTGGAGACCTTCAGGCAGCAGTGGACCTGGCCAGCCAGGCCAGCCGGGAACTGGAACAATCCTTGCAGGAGCCTCAGGATTACAACAGGTGCAGATGGCAGGTGCTCCAAGCCAGCAGCAGTCAATGCTCAGTGGGGTGCAGATGGCCCAAGCAGGTCAACCAG GAAAAATGCCAAGTGGAATAAAAACCAACATCAAGTCGGCTTCGATGCATCCCTACCAGCG GGCACTTACAATGAATGGAGCTTGCAGGACCTGGATTTGCTCTGA AATTCAGCTCATGAGTTACTCCTCTGTGAAGCTTTCCAACAACCCAATCTGGCCTCAACTCAGAGCCGCTCCCATCAG ggtgcaaaaagtgtctggtaatcagttccaggcactccaaatttcctgttcatag